ACGAGGAGACCGACGACCAGTTGAGCGCGATTGGCGATGTGCTGGATGATTTGACCTCTGGGCGGCCGATGGACCGACTGGTGTGCGGCGATGTCGGCTTTGGCAAGACCGAGGTGGCGATGCGCGCCGCCTTTGTTGCCGCGATGTCGGGCCAGCAGGTTGCGGTGGTTGCGCCGACCACGCTTTTGGCGCGCCAACACTATAAGGGATTTGCCGAGCGGTTCCGGGGTTTTCCCATTCAAGTCAGCCCCTTGTCGCGCTTTGTTAAAGCGGCGGATGCGACGCGCACGCGCAGCGGTCTTGCCGATGGCAAGGTCGATATTGCGGTCGGCACCCATGCTTTGCTGGCCAAGAACATCAAGTTCAAAGACCTCGGATTGCTGATCATCGACGAGGAACAGCATTTTGGGGTCGGCCATAAAGAGCGGCTGAAACAGCTGAAGTCGGACGTGCATGTGCTGACCCTGACCGCGACGCCGATTCCGCGCACGCTTCAGCTGAGCCTGTCGGGGGTGCGCGACCTGTCGATCATCGGCACGCCGCCCGTAGACCGGCTGGCCATCCGCACCTATGTCAGCGAATTCGATGCGGTAACGATCCGCGAGGCGCTGCTGCGTGAGCATTACCGTGGCGGGCAGAGTTTTTACGTGGTGCCGCGGATTTCAGACCTGCCCGAGATCGAGGCGTTCTTGAAAGAACAGGTGCCGGAGATCAGCGTGGTGATCGCCCACGGGCAGATGGCGGCGGGCGAGCTCGACGACCGGATGAACGCGTTTTATGACGGCAAATACGATGTTTTGCTGGCCACGACGATTGTCGAAAGCGGTTTGGACATCCCGACAGCGAACACGATGGTGGTGCATCGCGCGGATATGTTCGGGCTGAGCCAGCTTTACCAGATCCGGGGGCGCGTGGGGCGTTCGAAGACGCGGGCCTATGCCTATTTGACCACGAAACCGCGCGCGCGGCTGACGCCGACCGCAGAGAAGCGCCTGCGGGTTCTGGGGTCGCTCGATTCGCTGGGGGCGGGCTTTACGCTGGCCTCGCAGGATCTGGATATTCGCGGGGCGGGCAACCTTTTGGGCGAGGAACAGTCGGGGCAGATGCGCGACGTGGGCTATGAGCTTTACCAACAGATGTTGGAGGAAGCGATTGCCAAGATCCGCGCCGGAGAGATGGAAGGGTTGAGCGAGGCGGACGACCAATGGGCGCCGCAGATCAACCTTGGGGTGCCGGTTCTGATCCCCGATACCTATGTGCCCGATCTGGACGTGCGTTTGGGATTGTATCGCAGGCTCAGTGGGTTGACAGGCAAAGTTGAACTGGAAGGTTTCGCCGCCGAGTTGATCGACCGCTTTGGTAAACTGCCGCGTGAGGTGAACACATTGCTGTTGATCGTGCGCATCAAGGAGATGTGCAAACGCGCCGGGATTGCCAAGCTGGACGGCGGGCCCAAGGGGGCGACGATCCAGTTCCACAACGACAAATTCGCCTCGCCTCAAGGGCTGGTTGAGTTCATCCAAGAGCAGAACGGGCTGGCCAAGGTGCGCGACAACAAGATCGTTGTGCGCCGCGATTGGAAGAGCGAGGCGGACAAGATCAAAGGCGCCTTTGCGATTGCGCGCGATATGGCGGCGAAGGTGGTGGCCGAGAAGAAACGGGCGAAAGCCGCCAAGGAGGCGGCGCGTCAGGGATGATGGGCTAACTGGGATTGGCTGACTGGGCGGGACCGCCTGCGGAGGGAATGCGATGTTGGAAACGGGATTTCACGCGGTGCCGCCGGGGCATCTGGCGACCGTTGTGACCTATCTTGAGATGCGCCAAGCGCTGACGCGCCCCGAGCGGGCGGGCGGTTTCACCTTGCGCCGGGTCGAGCGGCCGGGCGTGGCGTGGTATCGCGATCTGTTTCGCCGTGTGGGGGCCGAAGATTGGCTGTGGTTCTCGCGGTTGGTGATTCCCGAAGCCGAGTTGGAAGCGGTGTTGCATGATCCGCTGGTCGAGGTTTGGGTGCTGGAGGCCGAGGGCGAAGAGGCCGGTTTGCTGGAGCTGGATTTCCGCGAAAACGGTGCTTGTGAGCTGGCGTTTTTCGGGCTGCTGCGCGGGATGATCGGCAATGGTGCCGGGCGGTGGTTGATGAACCGCGCCATCGAAAAGGCGTTTCGCACGGGGGTTGAGCGGTTTCACCTGCACACCTGCACGATGGACAGCCCGCAGGCCTTGGGGTTTTATCGCCGGAGCGGGTTTACGCCGCTGCGCCAAGAGGTTGAGGTTTTACCCGATCCACGTGTGGATGGGATATTGCCCGAAGAGGCGGCGGCGCAAATCCCGATTTACCGAGGCTGATCTATCGGGGGCGCGCGGGGTGAACTTGCGGCTCTGACATCAGATCTCTGCGGTGAGTATTTGCTGCAAGATGAACGGCTTAGCGGTTGACCTTAAACCAATCGATAGCGCGGGGTTTGATCCAGTTCCACAGCGCAGGGGCGCCGTTTTCGATCTTGGAGCCGACGCGGGCGCGGAAGGTGTCGTAATCGGTGTTGTAGTCGACCCAAGAGCCGCCGCCGGAGGCGAGGTTTTGATTGGGGGGCTGGA
This genomic window from Rhodobacteraceae bacterium D3-12 contains:
- a CDS encoding GNAT family N-acetyltransferase translates to MLETGFHAVPPGHLATVVTYLEMRQALTRPERAGGFTLRRVERPGVAWYRDLFRRVGAEDWLWFSRLVIPEAELEAVLHDPLVEVWVLEAEGEEAGLLELDFRENGACELAFFGLLRGMIGNGAGRWLMNRAIEKAFRTGVERFHLHTCTMDSPQALGFYRRSGFTPLRQEVEVLPDPRVDGILPEEAAAQIPIYRG